In Pseudomonas fakonensis, one DNA window encodes the following:
- a CDS encoding HvfC family RiPP maturation protein: MPETLREQQFTFARHLRNPAANPPPPGIEARRLKVYRELFYGAIEGLLAGSFPVLRRTLGEQRWHARVHDFYASYRSQTPLFTELAETFIDYLQGIELDAPWQLELAHYEWIEAQLYLSDAQDPAHDPAGDLLDGEPLLSCVTRVLAYRWPVERIGPDYQPEAPPEAPTLLLVYRDAGLQVRFARITPLAWQLLVGLPGNGRERLRALGKDEVQCQGLALLEDLRRQGIIVGTRHVSDR, translated from the coding sequence ATGCCTGAGACCCTGCGCGAACAGCAGTTCACCTTTGCCCGGCATTTGCGCAACCCGGCCGCCAACCCACCGCCCCCCGGCATCGAGGCGCGGCGCTTGAAGGTTTATCGCGAGTTGTTCTACGGCGCCATCGAAGGCCTGCTGGCCGGCAGTTTCCCGGTGCTACGGCGCACCTTGGGGGAGCAGCGCTGGCACGCGCGGGTACATGATTTTTACGCCAGCTATCGCAGCCAGACCCCGCTGTTCACCGAGTTGGCCGAGACGTTCATCGACTACCTGCAAGGCATAGAACTCGATGCACCGTGGCAGCTTGAACTGGCGCATTACGAATGGATAGAAGCGCAACTGTATCTGAGCGACGCCCAGGACCCGGCCCACGACCCGGCGGGCGACCTGCTGGATGGCGAGCCGTTGCTGTCGTGCGTGACCAGGGTGCTGGCCTACCGTTGGCCGGTGGAGCGTATCGGGCCGGACTATCAACCTGAAGCACCGCCCGAGGCCCCGACCTTGCTGCTGGTCTACCGCGACGCTGGCCTGCAGGTGCGCTTTGCGCGCATCACGCCGCTGGCCTGGCAGTTGCTGGTGGGCCTGCCTGGCAACGGGCGCGAGCGCTTGCGGGCGCTGGGCAAGGATGAAGTGCAGTGCCAGGGGCTGGCGCTGCTGGAGGATTTGCGCAGGCAGGGGATTATCGTCGGTACCCGCCATGTCAGTGATCGGTAG